The genomic region TCCCTAACTTTTGATCCCAAATTTGTTAAAATGCACTTTAACAAAGCCCTTGAGCACGAGGATGTACTCCACCAAAGACGAAGAGTATTAGTCACCGGTGTTTATTCCGGTGAGTTTTACTCTTTCAGTTTAGATGAGTTTCTCGATAATGATGATATTGATAATGTTGGTTGTGATGATGAGAATCATGAACTGTCAGTAACTGAAGTCAGTAGAGTTGGAGATGTTAGGGGTAGCTCTGTTTTTTACTCCAATGCCTTGATGTTGTTTGAGTCAAATCAGAGGTTCTCCTTGTTTAACCCAGTAACCAGGGAGTCCAAGGTAGTTCCTGTGTTCCCAAAACTTGGTCGATGCGACATAATTAATGCGAAGCTATATGGGTTTGGATTTGATCCGTCCACTCAAGATTACAAGATGGTGTACATGATTTGTGAGGATTGCGCTGCAGTGAGACGGCAACACCCACATTCCCCAATCTTAATGGAACTTAAGTTTGGTGTCTATTCATTGAAAACTGGGTATTGGCGAGTGATTGAGAAGGGATATCCCTATCAATGTTTATCCCACGGTGGGATGGGGAAACTGCTGAATGGAGGTATACATTGGTTGGTTTATAGAGACTATGGTGATTTGTCCTCTATGGTTCTGTTGTCTTTTGTTTTGGCAGAGGAGGAAGTGCGGGAGATTCCACTGCCGCCTCGTTTTC from Fragaria vesca subsp. vesca linkage group LG3, FraVesHawaii_1.0, whole genome shotgun sequence harbors:
- the LOC101303204 gene encoding F-box/kelch-repeat protein At3g06240-like isoform 1 yields the protein MADELTELPHLPMEIIREILAWLPVKPLCRFRCVSKSWNSLTFDPKFVKMHFNKALEHEDVLHQRRRVLVTGVYSGEFYSFSLDEFLDNDDIDNVGCDDENHELSVTEVSRVGDVRGSSVFYSNALMLFESNQRFSLFNPVTRESKVVPVFPKLGRCDIINAKLYGFGFDPSTQDYKMVYMICEDCAAVRRQHPHSPILMELKFGVYSLKTGYWRVIEKGYPYQCLSHGGMGKLLNGGIHWLVYRDYGDLSSMVLLSFVLAEEEVREIPLPPRFHNEGGGVYLSVFRDCLCMILGYGEEVWIMKEYGVRESWTKIRISIPPCEWVHSGFRKKYYDLLLLEDDENKLVLLNFDKNIFRNLSIRGVPEVGYAVVYLESLVSPNNFGITD